The following are encoded in a window of Rosa chinensis cultivar Old Blush chromosome 4, RchiOBHm-V2, whole genome shotgun sequence genomic DNA:
- the LOC112199889 gene encoding deacetoxyvindoline 4-hydroxylase encodes MVLGKSSDTDRLEQLKAFDESKAGVKGIVDAGITKVPPIFVRPKKDPSTALNHKISGHFSIPVVDLADNEGRSAEVIDQVRRAAESYGLFQVVNHGIPKRVMEEMMEATHGFHELPREAKAEYYGRELARNVKYFSGSSLYQLMFADWRDTLQCNISDEQFDPQEIPLVCRDIIMEYSKHAHKLGVILFALLSEALGLKPDHLKNMDCAEEHVILNHYYPPCPEPELAIGTIEHADLDFLTILLQDQIGGLQILYQNQWIDVPHVPGALVVNIGDLLQLMSNNKFISVNHRVLAKKEGPRISVACFFRPPLESSSTLYGPIKELTSEEKPPVYRETTMTDYIKCHYKQWEANEVSGLENLKM; translated from the exons ATGGTCCTGGGAAAATCAAGCGACACTGATCGTCTGGAGCAGCTGAAGGCCTTCGACGAATCCAAAGCTGGTGTCAAAGGGATCGTCGATGCCGGAATCACCAAAGTCCCACCCATTTTCGTCCGTCCAAAGAAAGATCCGTCCACCGCTCTCAACCATAAGAtatctggccatttcagtatTCCAGTGGTTGATCTGGCTGACAATGAAGGAAGATCTGCCGAGGTGATCGACCAAGTCCGGAGGGCCGCAGAGAGCTACGGGTTGTTTCAGGTGGTGAACCATGGGATACCTAAGAGAGTGATGGAGGAGATGATGGAGGCGACGCATGGGTTTCACGAGCTTCCCAGGGAGGCCAAGGCTGAGTACTATGGTAGGGAGCTTGCAAGGAACGTCAAGTACTTCTCTGGCAGTTCCCTCTATCAGTTGATGTTTGCTGATTGGAGGGACACTTTGCAGTGTAACATAAGTGACGAGCAGTTCGATCCCCAAGAAATTCCTCTCGTTTGCAG AGATATAATTATGGAGTATTCTAAGCATGCTCACAAATTAGGTGTCATTTTGTTTGCATTGCTATCTGAGGCGCTTGGACTCAAACCTGATCACCTCAAAAACATGGATTGCGCAGAGGAGCATGTGATTCTTAATCATTACTATCCCCCATGCCCGGAACCTGAACTAGCTATTGGAACTATCGAACACGCAGATCTTGATTTTCTGACAATCCTACTTCAAGACCAAATTGGTGGACTCCAGATTTTGTACCAAAACCAGTGGATTGATGTTCCTCATGTACCCGGAGCTCTGGTGGTGAACATTGGAGATCTCTTGCAG CTAATGTCAAACAATAAGTTCATAAGCGTCAATCACAGAGTATTGGCTAAAAAGGAAGGTCCCAGAATTTCCGTGGCATGTTTTTTCAGACCACCACTAGAAAGCTCTTCGACATTGTATGGGCCAATCAAGGAGTTGACATCAGAAGAAAAACCTCCAGTTTACCGGGAAACAACTATGACAGATTATATTAAGTGCCACTACAAACAATGGGAAGCAAATGAGGTATCCGGGCTTGAAAACCTGAAGATGTGA
- the LOC112198709 gene encoding non-specific lipid transfer protein GPI-anchored 25, which produces MSTATTLRSSSLMAILLLASLFVTLGSEKSAKESSPSACADELVRFSPCLSYVASAPNNLSDSPTSKCCEAFSSAADSGRAVCLCYLVQDPLMLGFPVTVARVLSLSSIFRSRNFTTISTFLQSLCSGS; this is translated from the coding sequence ATGAGCACCGCCACCACTCTGCGCTCGTCGTCTCTCATGGCCATCCTCCTCCTCGCCTCCTTGTTCGTCACTCTAGGCTCCGAAAAGTCAGCAAAAGAATCGTCGCCGTCCGCTTGCGCCGACGAGCTCGTCCGTTTCTCGCCGTGCCTATCGTACGTGGCGTCGGCGCCGAACAACCTCTCCGACTCGCCGACCTCCAAGTGCTGTGAGGCATTCTCGTCTGCAGCCGACTCAGGCCGCGCTGTTTGCCTCTGCTACCTGGTCCAAGATCCTCTGATGCTAGGCTTTCCGGTGACCGTCGCTcgcgtcctctctctctcttcaatttTCCGTAGCCGGAACTTCACCACTATTTCTACTTTTCTTCAGTCTCTCTGCTCaggttcttga
- the LOC121052769 gene encoding salutaridinol 7-O-acetyltransferase-like yields the protein MRVEVINKETITPSSPTPHHLTTSNLSVFDQFLPDLYVPLLLFYPNNSTTNQKGNTVDHHYSLITERSKLLKTSLSKALSRFYPFAGRIFSHNNILSICCNDHGEAFIQTSVNCPISKVLEKPHDGIVNQLLPNGIESTFESTGYLLLVQANFFECGGIAIGISISHKIADGFTLGTFICS from the coding sequence ATGAGGGTTGAAGTGATCAACAAGGAAACAATTACACCATCATCTCCTACTCCTCACCACCTTACAACTTCCAACCTTTCTGTTTTTGATCAGTTTTTACCGGACTTGTATGTCCCCCTACTTCTCTTCTATCCCAACAATAGTACTACTAATCAAAAGGGCAATACAGTTGATCACCACTACTCATTGATTACCGAAAGATCCAAGCTTCTGAAAACTTCATTATCTAAAGCCCTCAGCCGCTTCTATCCTTTCGCAGGAAGAATATTTagccacaacaacattctttcaATCTGTTGCAATGACCATGGTGAGGCATTTATCCAAACCAGTGTCAATTGTCCCATATCAAAGGTTTTGGAAAAGCCCCATGATGGAATAGTAAATCAATTACTTCCAAATGGCATAGAATCAACATTTGAAAGCACAGGCTACCTCCTACTAGTCCAAGCCAACTTTTTTGAATGTGGCGGAATTGCAATTGGGATTAGCATTTCACATAAGATCGCAGACGGCTTCACACTCGGAACATTCATATGTAGCTAG